A single genomic interval of Electrophorus electricus isolate fEleEle1 chromosome 2, fEleEle1.pri, whole genome shotgun sequence harbors:
- the foxm1 gene encoding forkhead box protein M1, giving the protein MRESPRRPIILKRRKLPFQSNEGDGTRTKAAPAQTGQAFPDGIRIMDHPTMPDTQVVVIPKTADLQSVISALTAKGKECGLQGPNKFILLSGSNSLEDGVDTLCSASLEAEPERYVTMDSMMDSTQLTPTKSVKKEADCSPLNDSLTNMQWLGKMSTDVFGPEPATGKSNKENQGGSAQLQDLTHAENEGATKGPLSERPPYSYMAMIQFAINSKKNRRMTLKEIYNWIEDHFPYFRNVAKPGWKNSIRHNLSLHDMFVRETTADGKISHWTIRPEANRCLTLEQVYKPVVDPGALPYPQAMQVCYQQHQKRGQLDLKKPALAGSSERKMKPLLPRTDSYLVPIQLPLAPSLFLPSSTPLQSSSSSIPSNSGCGKQVRIAPKVFQRDFSLAPVRTQPSEEPVCVPHSSDASRAPPPAVRQRETSSSRRKQRLVLPSREEPVLLFSHSTFIDSGMASETSTFHDTREEEEEEEPHPEPQPNSPMQGYIFKTPIKRNHPASSTPSKPPVALEPWKITPLGKGSRRVLDVSPIHTPGGPLLTPQCSENTSFSLSSTPFKELPLFSSPRELLTSSWPSPLHTSPTCSRELQVGAPAASGANRSLTEGLVLDTMNDSLSKILVDISFSCLEEEDLGMTNISWSQLIPELK; this is encoded by the exons ATGAGGGAGAGTCCAAGGAGACCTATAATCCTCAAGAGGAGGAAATTGCCATTTCAGAGTAATGAGGGTGATGGAACACGGACCAAAGCCGCCCCGGCACAGACAGGCCAGGCCTTTCCGGATGGCATTCGTATCATGGACCATCCCACTATGCCTGATACACAAGTGGTGGTCATACCAAAGACTGCAGATCTTCAGAGTGTAATTTCTGCATTGACTGCCAAAGGGAAAGAATGTGGCCTACAGGGGCCAAACAAGTTCATCTTGCTGAGTGGCAGCAATAGTCTGGAGGATGGAGTTGATACTCTCTGCAGTGCCTCCTTGGAGGCTGAACCTGAGAGATATGTAACTATGGACAGTATGATGGATTCCACGCAATTGACACCAACAAAATCAG TGAAAAAAGAAGCAGATTGCAGTCCATTAAATGACAGCCTGACAAACATGCAGTGGTTGGGGAAAATGAGCACAGATGTCTTTGGCCCTGAGCCAGCAACAGGAAAGTCCAATAAGGAAAATCAGGGTGGCTCTGCACAGCTTCAGGAT CTGACACATGCAGAAAATGAGGGTGCAACAAAAGGTCCACTATCGGAAAGACCACCTTATTCCTACATGGCCATGATCCAGTTTGCGATCAACAGCAAGAAAAATAGGAGGATGACTCTGAAGGAGATCTATAACTGGATAGAGGACCATTTCCCCTACTTTCGAAATGTGGCCAAACCAGGTTGGAAG AATTCCATTCGCCACAACCTCTCCCTGCATGATATGTTTGTCCGGGAGACGACAGCAGATGGCAAGATCTCTCACTGGACCATTCGACCAGAGGCAAATCGTTGTCTTACTTTAGAGCAAGTTTATAAA CCTGTGGTTGACCCAGGGGCCCTCCCTTACCCTCAGGCCATGCAGGTCTGTTACCAACAA CATCAGAAGCGAGGTCAACTCGATCTGAAGAAACCTGCACTAGCTGGAAGCTCAG agagaaagatgaagccTCTACTGCCCCGTACAGACTCCTACCTGGTGCCCATCCAGCTTCCGCTGGCCCCTTCACTCTTCTTGccttcctccactcctctgcagAGCTCCAGCTCTTCCATTCCCTCCAACAGCGGGTGTGGAAAGCAGGTCCGCATAGCGCCCAAG gttTTCCAGAGGGATTTTAGTTTGGCGCCGGTGCGCACACAGCCCTCAGAGGAGCCCGTGTGCGTTCCCCATAGCAGCGACGCCTCCAGGGCTCCGCCGCCTGCTGTCCGACAAAGGGAGACCAGCAGCTCTCGCCGAAAGCAGCGCCTTGTCCTGCCCTCCAGGGAAGAGCCCGTACTGCTTTTCTCTCACAGCACTTTCATTGACTCGGGCATGGCCTCTGAGACCTCCACTTTCCACGACAcgcgggaggaggaggaggaggaggagccccACCCTGAACCGCAGCCCAACAGCCCCATGCAGGGTTACATCTTCAAAACTCCCATCAAGAGAAACCACCCGGCCTCCTCCACACCCAGCAAGCCGCCTGTGGCGCTGGAGCCCTGGAAGATCACCCCACTGGGTAAAGGCAGCCGCAGGGTGTTGGACGTCAGCCCCATCCATACACCCGGTGGGCCACTGCTCACCCCGCAATGCTCCGAAAACACCTCCTTCAGCCTGAGCAGCACACCCTTCAAGGAGCTCCCACTCTTCAGCTCCCCCCGAGAGCTGCTCACCTCCAGCTGGCCCTCTCCACTGCACACCTCGCCCACCTGCTCTCGAGAGCTCCAAGTGGGGGCCCCCGCTGCCAGTGGCGCTAACAGGTCTCTCACGGAGGGCCTGGTGCTGGACACCATGAATGACAGTCTCAGTAAAATCCTGGTGGACATCAGCTTCTCCTGTCTGGAGGAGGAGGACCTAGGCATGACCAATATCAGCTGGTCTCAGCTCATTCCCGAGCTGAAATAA
- the pex26 gene encoding peroxisome assembly protein 26 — MRSGSLASVRLCSPPTCSVMHRQGLVDTAIEHLMIRKDFHSAFDTCEKGLDSLAASDAQDETCSRYGDLKEALCIVGIQALAELNQWQDVFPWVLQHYGETEKIPAKIMQLCILLYTKVAEQSAMQESVRSWLRCFSNMSQSGFSSVAELYILHVLLPLDQTAEAEELLEDEVGQVAFTEDQRQTALTIMKSHGAKAEPLSHPNTQPDPVEAEMVFKPQGSLARRLNAIMKLLYRGLSMASIIVSSHSLRRVVMLLFLLYLILVRMDPALPFAYPWILRLYGLFQQMRNAMFGPYYRVFS; from the exons ATGCGGAGCGGCTCCTTGGCTTCCGTTCGTCTCTGCAGTCCTCCAACATGTTCTGTTATGCATCGTCAAGGGCTGGTGGACACTGCCATCGAGCATTTAATGATCAGAAAAGATTTCCACTCCGCGTTTGACACGTGTGAGAAGGGATTGGACAGTTTAGCTGCTTCTGACGCGCAAGACGAAACATG TTCCAGATATGGAGATTTGAAAGAAGCGCTTTGTATAGTTGGAATTCAAGCTTTGGCTGAACTGAACCAGTGGCAGGATGTCTTCCCTTGGGTCTTGCAACACTATGGTGAAACTGAGAAAATTCCTGCCAAGATTATGCAGCTGTG CATTCTCCTTTACACCAAAGTTGCGGAGCAGTCAGCCATGCAGGAGTCAGTCCGCTCGTGGCTCCGCTGTTTTAGTAACATGAGCCAGTCAGGGTTCAGCAGTGTGGCAGAGCTCTACATCCTGCATGTTCTGCTGCCACTGGACCAAACTGCTGAGGCtgaggagctgctggaggatGAGGTAGGACAGGTTGCTTTTACCGAAGACCAGAGACAAACCGCGTTGACCATAATGAAGAGTCATGGTGCCAAAGCGGAACCTCTTTCACATCCTAACACTCAACCTGACCCTGTGGAGGCAGAGATGGTTTTTAAGCCTCAAG GTTCATTGGCGCGGCGGTTGAATGCTATTATGAAGTTGTTGTACAGGGGCCTGTCCATGGCCAGCATCATTGTCAGCTCCCATTCTCTGCGCAGAGTTGTTATGCTCCTGTTCCTGCTGTACCTGATACTCGTACGCATGGACCCAG CTTTGCCCTTTGCTTACCCCTGGATCCTCCGGCTGTATGGACTCTTCCAACAGATGCGGAATGCCATGTTTGGACCATACTACAGGGTGTTTTCCTAG
- the usp18 gene encoding ubl carboxyl-terminal hydrolase 18, which yields MGLEMSRYSMDRRVLGIRGLLNFGLSCCVNAVLQSFSATTELLELLKRWQPSGRLEEKLNVPLQLKKALCAMREQLEPAPHRRFLDCLHHYQICWYTAHDADEVFHSILNLIEKQMSDQDLATEIKNLFKIKVEGHILCSECTYTHHVPTYFLSLPLHVREDTNTLEDCIRSFFECQKLEDGELFYCERCGEKTQSSQMFKLVSLPSILCIHLKRFRNSEGYTRKLYCEVSFPKIINIAEVLHKEHPEMPENRYSLYAVIVHSGKAMFGHYTAYVCSLDGKWYYTNDSCVREASWEEVQQTYRGHLGSYTAYMLLYRRASSDIVQTSSE from the exons ATGGGATTGGAAATGTCTAGGTATAGTATGGACAGAAGAGTCTTAG GCATTAGGGGGCTTTTAAACTTTGGACTGTCTTGCTGTGTAAATGCTGTTCTTCAGTCATTCTCAGCCACTACAGAATTGCTTGAGTTGTTGAAGAG atgGCAGCCTTCTGGTAGGCTTGAAGAAAAACTCAATGTTCCCCTGCAGCTTAAGAAGGCGCTGTGTGCCATGAGAGAACAGCTAGAGCCTGCTCCTCATCGACGCTTCCTTGATTGCCTTCACCATTACCAAATTTGCT GGTACACTGCGCATGATGCTGACGAAGTGTTCCACTCTATTCTCAACCTCATTGAGAAGCAGATGTCTGACCAAGACCTG GCTACAGAGATCAAAAATCTTTTCAAGATCAAAGTGGAGGGTCACATTCTGTGTTCagagtgcacatacacacatcatgtcCCCACCTACTTTTTGAGCCTTCCGCTGCATGTCCGTGAGGATACGAACACCTTA GAAGACTGCATTCGCTCTTTCTTTGAGTGCCAGAAATTAGAAGACGGTGAATTGTTCTACTGTGAGAGGTGTGGTGAAAAGACACAATCATCTCAG ATGTTTAAGCTTGTTTCACTGCCATCCATCCTGTGTATACATCTGAAGAGATTCAGAAATTCTGAAGGCTATACCAGAAAGCTTTACTGTGAAGTCAGCTTCCCAAAAATCATCAACATAGCTGAAGTGTTGCATAAAGAACATCCAGAAATG CCTGAGAATAGGTACAGTCTGTATGCAGTCATAGTTCATTCTGGGAAAGCAATGTTCGGGCACTACACAGCATATGTCTGTTCCTTGGACGGGAAATGGTATTACACGAATGACAGCTGCGTGCGTGAA GCCAGCTGGGAGGAAGTTCAACAAACATACAGAGGCCATTTGGG ATCTTATACTGCATATATGCTTCTGTACAGGAGAGCCAGTTCAGATATAGTACAGACCTCCTCAGAATGA
- the rhno1 gene encoding RAD9, HUS1, RAD1-interacting nuclear orphan protein 1 produces MPRSSRKRSLLNPQKSQLLFVEQPRNGPRHDYGPQLRSAINPRSFVSEQPRPAIAVSSWVSPQFEVLDATAVIKGGKGRKKNLLSTNTASLMTLPAIKKATFCKYPALSFEASVSVPQRCHKTLPKQRTASCSPEIRPTQGDHAKTFFSDRQVKVPVKTSVRTPSFSRWGENLGASGATVTPFGSSEVLKTPVSFTVGKPRTSGIVHTPASKESYTSLNPHQVETPEMPHGECSPSSPIVHLLFSINPPETPPRSQDLGILVKDTPERDYGIKVTWRRRKTLMKLLRDRGQLLVSEAVISNQWSLIEKK; encoded by the exons ATGCCTCGCAGTTCCCGTAAAAGGAGTTTGCTAAATCCGCAAAAATCTCAGCTGCTTTTTGTGGAGCAACCCAGAAATGGACCAAGACACGACTATGGACCACAGTTACGAAGTGCGATTAATCCGAGGTCTTTTGTATCAGAACAACCACGGCCAGCCATCGCGGTTTCTTCCTGG GTGTCTCCCCAGTTTGAAGTGCTTGATGCCACAGCCGTCATAAAAGGTGGAAAAGGGAGGAAGAAGAATCTGCTGTCCACAAACACAGCTTCGCTTATGACTTTGCCAGcaattaaaaaagcaacattCTGCAAATACCCTGCTTTGTCATTTGAAGCAAGTGTTTCAGTTCCACAGAGATGTCACAAGACCCTACCCAAACAAAGGACTGCCTCATGTAGTCCAGAAATAAGACCTACTCAAGGCGACcatgccaaaacatttttttcagacCGGCAGGTAAAGGTGCCCGTGAAGACTTCAGTACGGACACCTTCCTTTAGCAGATGGGGAGAGAACCTTGGAGCATCAGGAGCTACAGTAACCCCCTTTGGGTCCTCAGAAGTTTTGAAAACCCCAGTTAGTTTCACAGTTGGGAAACCGAGGACTTCAGGGATTGTTCACACCCCTGCATCAAAAGAGAGCTACACATCTTTAAATCCTCATCAAGTAGAGACTCCAGAAATGCCACATGGTGAATGCTCTCCTTCATCACCCATTGTCCACCTGCTTTTTTCCATAAATCCACCAGAAACTCCTCCAAGAAGTCAAGACTTGGGCATATTAGTGAAAGACACACCGGAGAGAGACTATGGGATAAAGGTGACATGGAGACGGAGGAAAACCCTGATGAAATTACTCAGAGATCGAGGTCAACTCCTTGTCAGTGAGGCAGTTATCAGCAATCAGTGGTCAttgattgaaaaaaaatga
- the si:ch73-352p4.8 gene encoding cystine/glutamate transporter: MWDSKGEMVTEQVKGKKDKVVHLKQKISLLRAVSFIIGTVIGSGIFIAPKGVLMNSGSVGLSLLVWALCGVLSTSGALCYAELGTSFKKSGAHYTYLLETLGPLPAFLRLWAEIIFIRAAVASYVSLAFGRYVVEPFFMPCLAPPALVKLVSILGVSFVVLMNCWNVSLASRTQVTLTFIKLFALILIIVPGIVALIKGQTENFQNAFHSESLTLTKLPLAFYSGLYAYGGWFYLNFVTEEVINPNRNIPLAIMLSMVTVTICYVLVNVAYYTIMTGDELLISDAVAVTFASRTLQGVASVVPILVAMSCLGALNGGFFAAPRMIFVGAREGHLPALFSMIHIRRKTPVPAVLLLYPLVVIMVAKGEIFQLINFASFSRWFFIALVTLGLLVHRYRFPDHPRPFKVPLAIAVIFTVVSFFIVGLSLYSDPWTTGCSCGLTISGVPVYYMVIKHQYIPARWKKAFDHCSRQLQILLEVAQQEVQTY, translated from the exons ATGTGGGATTCTAAAGGAGAGATGGTGACTGAGCAAGTGAAAGGCAAGAAGGATAAGGTCGTCCACCTGAAGCAGAAGATCAGTCTGCTGCGCGCTGTCTCTTTCATCATTGGCACAGTGATAGGCAGTGGCATCTTCATCGCTCCTAAAGGCGTGCTCATGAATTCTGGCAGCGTGGGGCTGTCCCTACTGGTGTGGGCACTCTGTGGAGTCCTCTCCACCTCTG GTGCCCTGTGCTATGCTGAGTTGGGTACTAGTTTTAAAAAGTCTGGTGCCCATTACACATATTTGCTTGAGACCCTCGGGCCACTTCCAGCCTTCCTGAGGCTCTGGGCTGAGATCATTTTTATCAG AGCTGCAGTGGCCTCTTATGTGTCACTGGCCTTTGGACGCTATGTAGTAGAGCCCTTTTTCATGCCATGCTTGGCTCCTCCTGCACTGGTCAAACTGGTCAGCATCCTGGGAGTAT CATTTGTTGTGCTGATGAACTGCTGGAACGTGTCGTTGGCCTCCCGTACCCAGGTCACGCTCACTTTCATCAAGCTCTTTGCTCTGATTCTTATCATCGTCCCAGGCATCGTGGCCTTGATCAAGG GACAAACTGAAAACTTTCAGAATGCTTTTCACTCCGAGTCTCTCACCCTGACAAAGCTTCCTCTGGCCTTCTACTCTGGGCTCTATGCCTATGGTGGATG GTTCTACTTAAATTTTGTGACAGAGGAGGTTATCAATCCAAACAG AAACATTCCACTGGCCATCATGTTGTCGATGGTCACAGTTACCATATGTTACGTGCTGGTTAATGTGGCATACTACACTATAATGACTGGTGATGAGCTGCTGATATCTGATGCTGTGGCTGTG ACCTTTGCCAGCCGAACTCTGCAGGGTGTGGCGTCTGTTGTGCCCATTCTAGTTGCCATGTCCTGCCTTGGGGCTCTCAATGGAGGGTTCTTTGCCGCACCTAG aATGATATTTGTGGGAGCCAGAGAGGGACACTTGCCAGCTCTCTTTTCCATGATCCACATACGAAGAAAGACACCTGTACCTGCTGTACTGTTGCTG TACCCTCTGGTCGTCATCATGGTAGCAAAAGGAGAGATCTTTCAACTAATCAACTTCGCCTCTTTTTCTCGCTGGTTCTTCATTGCGTTGGTGACACTGGGGCTACTTGTCCATCGCTATCGATTTCCAGACCATCCAAGACCATTTAAg GTACCTCTGGCTATAGCCGTGATCTTCACTGTGGTGTCTTTCTTCATTGTGGGTCTGTCTTTGTATTCGGACCCTTGGACCACAGGTTGTAGCTGTGGTCTCACCATCTCTGGAGTACCAGTGTACTACATGGTGATAAAACACCAATATATACCAGCTCGCTGGAAAAAAGCCTTCG aTCACTGCAGCAGACAACTTCAGATCCTGTTGGAGGTGGCCCAACAGGAGGTTCAGACCTACTGA